TTGCCCATCGCGTGCGTGTATTCGCAGAGAATCAACGGGCGATCAGGATTTTTTGAAGCAAAGTTTTCGATGTCGCGCGGGCTGGCGTACATCGGGCAATAAATGTCGGTATGAGCGTGAAGTTCGGCGCGTTCGTATTGCACTGGTCGCGACGGGTCGCGTTCTCTCATCCATTCATACAACGCGACGAAGTTAGAGCCGTCGCCCGCTTCGTTGCCCATCGACCAGATAATAACGGACGGGTGGTTTTTGTCGCGTTCCAGCATGCGTTCGCCTCGGTCGAGGTGGGCTTTCTTCCATAATGGTTTTGCGCCCAATGTTTTTTTGGGACCGTAGCCGATGCCGTGGCTTTCGATGTTGGCTTCATCAACGAGATAAATGCCAAAGTAATCGCATAGGTCGTACCATTCCGGCGTATTGGGATAATGCGAGGTACGCACCGCGTTGACGTTGTTCTGCTTCATTAATTTGATGTCTTGAATCATCGACTCGCGAGTGACGGAGTATCCCGCGTCGGGGTCCATCTCGTGGCGATTGACGCCCTTGATGTAAATCGGCTCGCCGTTGACGAGTAACTGTTTATTTTGAATTTTCGACGTGCGGAAGCCGACCATCTGCGGGATGGATTCGATCACTTTTCCTTTGCCGTCGCGCAAGGTCAACACCAGTTGGTAAAGGGAGGGGGACTCCGCTGACCAGCATTTTACGTCAGGAATTTTCAATGTTTGTTTGACGCTGTTTTTGCCGTTGGCGTCAAGAGAGTTCAATTGCGCATTGAGAGTAGCGATGGGTTTTTTGTTGTCATAAAGCGCGGCCTCAAGCGTCAGACCTGTGCTCGGCGCTGACATCTGGTTTGATAGGGCTGTGGTGATTTGCAGCGTTCCATTTGATGTGGATGCGTCATAATCGGGCGTGATGAAAATATCATCGACGCGGACTTCGCCTCGTGAGAACAGATACACGTCGCGAAAGATGCCGCTCATGCGCCATTTGTCCTGGTCTTCTAAATACGACGCGTCCGAGTAGCGGTAGACCTCGACAGCGAGAATGTTGTCTTTCGGTTTGAGATAAGGCGTCAGGTCAAACACCGCTGGTGTTCGCGCCCCCTTGCTGAAGCCGACGCGCTGTCCATTCAGCCATAAATAAAACGCCGATTCGACGCCGTCAAATTGAATGAAGACGCTGCGGCCTTTCCAATTGGACGGAACGCGAAATTCTTTTCGATACGAGCCGACTTCGTTTTTATCGTGCGGAATGTACGGCGGGTTCATTATTCCCCAGGGGCATTTCGAATCAGGGCTCATGTAGTTGACGTAGATGGGGTAGCCGTAACCGTGCAGCTGCCAACTCGAGGGGACAGGGATGGCGTCCCAACGCGAATCGTCATAATTGTATTGATAAAAATCTTTCGTCCGCGCATCAACCGTCTCGGCGTATTGGAATTTCCACAGGCCGTTTAGCGACTCATACCAGGGCGAAGCGTCGCGGCGGTCGATCAGCGGTTTGATCGGGTTGGCGTTGTTGAGCGCGGCGTTTGTTTTCGGGTAGGCGATAAAACTGGCGCGGGGCGCTTCGCGGTTTTCGCCGATGTTTTGCGGGTCTTCCCATTCGGGAGTCTGCGCCTGGGCGTTGAACGCTATGCTGGTCGCAATGAGCGCAAGCGCTAACATCGTGCGCAACGCGAGTTTCAATTTAGATGGGGCGTGGTTCGTTTTGCTCATGATGATACCCATGCTTTCCTCAATTTGTATTAAATGGCGAGGTCGTCCCCAACCATTTGTTGCAGTTCACGCAATCGTTGTTTTAGCCGGGCGATGATTTGGCGATTGCCCGGGTCTGTTGATAAATCATAGAGTTCCCATGGATCGTCTTGCATGTTGAATAACTGAATCCGGTTGGCCTTGGGGTAAATAATCAATTTGTATTCGTCGGTTCTCACCATGCGCTGAAAATCAACATACGAGCCATAGATAGCGTTGGTATGCGGATAAAAGCCGCCGTTCAGTAATGGGACCAAACTCGGGAACTCGACCGTTTCCGGCGTTGGGATTTCCGCTAAGTCGCATGTCGTCGCGTAGAGGCTATGCAGGTAGACCATGTCGTCGATCTGTTCGCCCTGGTTGATGCCGGGGCCGCACAGGGTGAGCGGCATCCGAACGCTGTGGTCGTATTGGTTTTGCTTTCCGAGCAGGCCGTGCTGACCCATCGCGAGACCGTGGTCGGCGGAAAACATGATGACGGTGTTGTCTAACTCGCCGGACGCTTCGAGCGCATCAAGAATGCGGCCGATCTGATGGTCTGCGTGTGAGATGATGGCGTAATATTCCTGCAAATGCACCTTGATCTGATGTTCGGTGCGGGGGAACGGCGCCAGGATTTCATCGCGCAGCGTATTGCGCTGGCCCTGGTCGAAGGGATGCTCGGGGACGAAGTTTGGCGGAACCTCAATCTGATCCAATGGATACATATCGAGATATTTTCTCGGCGCTTGGCGCGGATCGTGCGGCGCGTGAAAGGCGACATACATGAAGAACGGGTTGTCGCTGTGGGCGGCATGGTTTTGCAGGTAGTCAATTGACGCGTTCGCCCATTCGCGACTGCTGTGCATGATGCTGCCGTCGGGCTGTTCGCGCCAATGGCCTTTGCGGGTTTTGTCGTCGGGCTGCCAGGTATTGTTGTCCGCAGTGGGGCGGCGGTAGCCGTCGCCGTCATACGGCGTCGAAGCAAGCATCCCGCCGCCGTGCGGGCCGACGGTTTTGAAGCCCTTCTGCAGCGCGGCGTCTCCGTTGTGCCACTTGCCGGCCATAAAGGTGTCGTAGCCGGCGTTGCCCAGCGTTTCTCCCCAGAGTGGAACCAGCGGGCCGTCTTTGCCGCCGATATCGCGTTGGGCGTGGTAGATGTAGCGCCCGGTGTTGAGCATAGCGCGGCTGGCGACGCACACCGCGCCCGTCCATGAGCCTTGGTTGAAGCAATGGGTGAAAGTGACGCCGTTTTTGACCAGGCGGTCGATGTTGGGCGTTTTTACTCCGGGATTATTTAACGAACCAATCGATTTGAATGTCTGGTCATCAGTGAACAAAAAAAGGATGTTCGGTTTTTTCTTTGGAGCGGCAGTCGCGCAGGGCAGCGCCGACGCGATTGCGCCCGCGCCGAGGGTTTTCAATAACTGGCGTCGCTTCATATTTTTCTCCTATTATTACGTCGAAAGAATGGCGCCTAATCCGCCAACGATCAGTACGAATACAATGAATCCTACAAATAGCAAACTGATTGCCGTCAAAACACCAAGAATGGTGAAATATGTTTTTAGTTTTCGTTGTGAATTAATAAACGCTTCCTGATTATTCGAAAGATTAGGCTTCTTCAACGGATGAAGCGGCGCTCATGAGCAAGATGCCCATCCAGATCGGCAGCCAGCAAAACAAAATCCCTCAAATGGTGAGGATCAAGAATACGCCGTTCAAAATGGTCATGATGCCTGTTAATTTAAGCCAGAACCTCCCCATATAGAGCGGGACGCTTAAAGAACGGATGATATCATTCTGTCCAGGAAGAGCAGGCGGCTGTTCTTCAAGTTGATTGTCCATTGATGATCTCCTTTTTAAGGTTACTAAAATTCATCTCAAAAATCATTGATCGTTCGTTGCGCTCGGCATGGGCGCCACTCCGCTCGCTTCAGTGCGGGCTTCCAGGCCCTTGTGCACAGGCGCTCCCAGAGTGGCGCCCATGCCTGACATCAATGTTCGCTATTCGATAAGCCAAAATTCCTTCTCGTGAATCTTATTTTGTTAAAGCGTCTATTCAGTAACAGAATCACCTCATAAACGGTGCGCTGCGTCCGCTTGTTTGGTAATACTCTAACAACCGGGTGAGATGTTCAACCACTTTTGGATATTTCTCATACATGTTTGTCGTTTCGGCATAATCGTTTTCGATGTCATACAACTGAATCGGCGGCAGATCCATTTCTTTCGCTTTATTTGGCCTGGGGTCGCTCCACCCGCCGGAGCCGGGGCAGAGGTTGAGTTTCCATTTTCCCTGGCGAATCGAAAACGAGCCATTGATAGAGTGATGCACCGTCGCTTCACGAAGGGGCTTGTCTCGCTCTTCGCCGAGCAATGCAGGAAGAATGCTATAGCTGTCTTCGCCCGCGTCGCTGGGTAAGGGTTCATCAAGAATCGCTGAACAGGTCGCGATTAAGTCCGTCAGGCAGATGGTTTCGTCAGAGGTCGAACCCGGCGCGATCTTACCCGGCCAGCGGGCGACGAAGGGAATGCGGTGTCCGCCCTCGAAGATGTCGGCTTTATGCCCGCGATAGATATAACTGGGGTCGTGCCCGAGTGGCTCGAGTTCGTCAAACTCAGCGCGGGGCGAGCACCCGTTGTCGCTGGTGAAGATGACCAGGGTGTTGTTGCTGAGGCTGTGGCGCGACAGGGCGTCGAGGATTTGCCCGACGGCGTCGTCGCATTGCAGTACAAAGTCGCCGTAGGCGTTGGTCCCGCTTTTGCCTTGAAATTCTTTGGTTGGCAGAATCGGCGTGTGCGGCGCCGCAAGAGGGACGTACAAAAAGAACGGCTGGTCGGTTTCGCTGCGTTGCTTGATGTACTCGACCGATTTCTCCGTGACTTTTGGCAGTACGTCTGCGTGTTTGAAATCGGCGCCGGTCGGGCCTTTGCGCCAAAAGCCTTTGAAGTCTTTATTCTCGGTTTCGCGGTCAGGCGCAGCGGTGATGCCGTCGTTTTCGATGTAGACGTAAGGCGGCATGTCGAGCGAGGCGCTGATGCCGAAGAAGTAATCAAAGCCGACACTGTTCGGCCCGTTTTGGATGGGCTTGGTCACATCGTAATTGTCTTTTTCGCCTGCCCAGTCCATGCCGAGGTGCCACTTGCCGACGCAGCCGGTGTGGTAGCCGTTTCTCTTTAAGAACGATGCGACGGTCATGCGGCCCGGCTCGATCAGGCGTTCGGAATAGCCGTACAAAACGCCGCTTTTGAGTTTGGAACGCCAGCAATAGCGTCCGGTCAGAATGCCGTAGCGCGTCGGCGTACACACCGCTGAACCCGAATGGGCGTCGGTGAATTTGACGCCAGTCCGGGCGATACGGTCTACGTTTACCGTGTTCAGTTTTGAATTTTCGTTGAGGCAGGAAACATCGCCGTAGCCTAAGTCGTCCGCGAGAATGTAGACGATGTTTGGCTGCTGGCTTTGGTTTGCGATAGACGCCTGCGGCGCCATCAGCGAGAGTCCGCCAACGGCGCCGGTTTTTAGGAAGTTTCGACGAGAGGTTTGATTTTGCATTCGCTTAACCCAATGTGACCGTCGATTTAACGGCGTTGCGGCGCGTGATTGATTTAGTCATTAAAATTCTCCCTTCACGGATTATCCGTGGATTATTTTCAAACAAAAAACTCACTTCCGCTAAATAAGCGAAATGAATATCCCAATCGCTCTCTATTGCACCATATTGACGGGAATGACTCAAGGAACCAGAGACGCGCTGCGATTGCCATAGGTTTGAGCCATTTTTTTTGGTAGAATGAGAATCTCTCAGTTTCCGCATCAGTTTGCTTTTCATCAATCTATATTTCATGTTGGATTCGGATGTTTACATTCTTGCGAAAAAAATGCCTTCGAGGCGTTTTGATTGTTGTATTCGTTTCTCTGGGATTGTTACCGGCAAACGGGCAGGCGGTTGATTTTAATTTCCAAATTCGCCCGTTGTTATCAGACCGTT
This genomic interval from Candidatus Hinthialibacter antarcticus contains the following:
- a CDS encoding glycoside hydrolase family 2 TIM barrel-domain containing protein, with the protein product MSKTNHAPSKLKLALRTMLALALIATSIAFNAQAQTPEWEDPQNIGENREAPRASFIAYPKTNAALNNANPIKPLIDRRDASPWYESLNGLWKFQYAETVDARTKDFYQYNYDDSRWDAIPVPSSWQLHGYGYPIYVNYMSPDSKCPWGIMNPPYIPHDKNEVGSYRKEFRVPSNWKGRSVFIQFDGVESAFYLWLNGQRVGFSKGARTPAVFDLTPYLKPKDNILAVEVYRYSDASYLEDQDKWRMSGIFRDVYLFSRGEVRVDDIFITPDYDASTSNGTLQITTALSNQMSAPSTGLTLEAALYDNKKPIATLNAQLNSLDANGKNSVKQTLKIPDVKCWSAESPSLYQLVLTLRDGKGKVIESIPQMVGFRTSKIQNKQLLVNGEPIYIKGVNRHEMDPDAGYSVTRESMIQDIKLMKQNNVNAVRTSHYPNTPEWYDLCDYFGIYLVDEANIESHGIGYGPKKTLGAKPLWKKAHLDRGERMLERDKNHPSVIIWSMGNEAGDGSNFVALYEWMRERDPSRPVQYERAELHAHTDIYCPMYASPRDIENFASKNPDRPLILCEYTHAMGNSIGNFQDYWDVIEAYPVLQGGFIWDWVDQSLRKTDDNGVEFWAYGGDFGPADVPSDENFLDNGVVRPDRTPGPGTPEVKKVYQNIGVEAVNLTQGSVTIKNKYFFINLNQFQPTFEVTANGRVIQKGKIAPIDLQPQTETIVNLPIQTIEPESGVEYFVNIQFELMDNATWAKRGHIVAWQQFKLPIKSARLDIMAPEREEVVVEELPDRIIVQNGELAVTIGKKSGVIESIQEEGEELLVAPLVPNFWRAQTDNDSASRDMMLHDSGVWKTAAPQRVVGSVEAKQFGEFSATVSTDGTMIDGKVKYQIEYAFAGDGAIHVTFKMYPDETLPEIPRVGMQMTITSGFDNLTWLGRGPHENYPDRFTSANVGLYREPVEVDPFPYIKPQDYGNRTDVRWAALTDNSGEGLLIKAGASWLNVSAWPYSQNDLAEADHTNTLPERDYITVNIDLKQRGVGGINSWGAKPLRKYQIAPQAFAYDFDIFLIDEKTAEQIETRARHTP
- a CDS encoding sulfatase-like hydrolase/transferase: MKRRQLLKTLGAGAIASALPCATAAPKKKPNILFLFTDDQTFKSIGSLNNPGVKTPNIDRLVKNGVTFTHCFNQGSWTGAVCVASRAMLNTGRYIYHAQRDIGGKDGPLVPLWGETLGNAGYDTFMAGKWHNGDAALQKGFKTVGPHGGGMLASTPYDGDGYRRPTADNNTWQPDDKTRKGHWREQPDGSIMHSSREWANASIDYLQNHAAHSDNPFFMYVAFHAPHDPRQAPRKYLDMYPLDQIEVPPNFVPEHPFDQGQRNTLRDEILAPFPRTEHQIKVHLQEYYAIISHADHQIGRILDALEASGELDNTVIMFSADHGLAMGQHGLLGKQNQYDHSVRMPLTLCGPGINQGEQIDDMVYLHSLYATTCDLAEIPTPETVEFPSLVPLLNGGFYPHTNAIYGSYVDFQRMVRTDEYKLIIYPKANRIQLFNMQDDPWELYDLSTDPGNRQIIARLKQRLRELQQMVGDDLAI
- a CDS encoding arylsulfatase, producing MQNQTSRRNFLKTGAVGGLSLMAPQASIANQSQQPNIVYILADDLGYGDVSCLNENSKLNTVNVDRIARTGVKFTDAHSGSAVCTPTRYGILTGRYCWRSKLKSGVLYGYSERLIEPGRMTVASFLKRNGYHTGCVGKWHLGMDWAGEKDNYDVTKPIQNGPNSVGFDYFFGISASLDMPPYVYIENDGITAAPDRETENKDFKGFWRKGPTGADFKHADVLPKVTEKSVEYIKQRSETDQPFFLYVPLAAPHTPILPTKEFQGKSGTNAYGDFVLQCDDAVGQILDALSRHSLSNNTLVIFTSDNGCSPRAEFDELEPLGHDPSYIYRGHKADIFEGGHRIPFVARWPGKIAPGSTSDETICLTDLIATCSAILDEPLPSDAGEDSYSILPALLGEERDKPLREATVHHSINGSFSIRQGKWKLNLCPGSGGWSDPRPNKAKEMDLPPIQLYDIENDYAETTNMYEKYPKVVEHLTRLLEYYQTSGRSAPFMR